The sequence below is a genomic window from Paenibacillus silvisoli.
TTGAGCCTGATTTTCCACTATGATTCATCCTCGATTTAGGCAAAAGCGTTATTTCTTTCACCCGAGTATATTGTAACTTTTTAGATGGATTAAGAAAACAAAAACTTCCTCCATTATGCACGTTTGGCAGTTTTTTTATCCATCCGTCAGGTGAGTTGGCTTATGATAGGGGTTTAAAATAAATACGGTGACGCTTTTATCCAGATGAAAATCCCAGCCGGTGAATACATCCGTAATCTCGGATTGAATAATCTTCTTCAACTGATTGTTATGGCTTAAATGGCTTTTCTCCAGGTTTCGCTCCGCCAGCTTCAAGCTGTCTTCAAAGCCAAGCCGAATCAATTCTTTGCCGATGCTGATCAAGATCCCGGTTCGGACGACAAGCAGCGTCCTTTCATTGATCATATAGGAATGGATCGTGTCCGGTTTCTTTTGAATTTGATCGCTGATCCGCGCGATTTCACGGTGCAGCTCTTCTTTCCCCGCATACCACTCTTGCGGCTTAAACGCCAACGGATCGCCTTCGGAAGCAATCCCGACAAGAATGCCGGAATGGTTATGCAAGCCCCAGTCATAGTAAAACTCTCGAATGCTCATGCCCGTCAGCAGCAGCAAGTAGGCTTTAATTTCAGCTATTAACGACTTCATCACCAAGTCTCTCGTATGCTGGACGGAATCAACCCGGTCCTGTTGAAGCAGAATCTTCTCGGTAGGCGATATGAAATTTCTTAAGTAAATGACAATAAAAGGACGACAGATGCTTACAAAAATCGATTGCGGGCCTTTTCCAAAAGCTTCTCGCAGCAGTCCACCGACGTAACTCGCAATTTCGTTTTGAGTTTGCTTTTCGTTGTTATCCAAAAAATCCATCCTCGGTTTTATAGTAAATAGAAAACAAAAATAGCCTAAATAGAAGTTGTCTTGAACAACTCGTATTTAGGCCTATGTCCAGCACCATCTCTGGTTCATTATTGCCGAATTGGTAGTTAGCAGGAATAATAGATACACTAAGGCAAAAGCGTTATTTCCTTTACCCTAGGAGTATTTTAATCAGTTTTATTGCTATAAACAAGAACTAATTTAGAAGGAAACTCATTTGAGTCCCAATAGAAAGCTCCGGGTATGCGCGTAAGCGTCGTTCCAGCCCATCTTCGCGAAGAACCGCAGACCGTCCAGCCGCTTGAAATAATGCGCGCCGATCATCCGTTCTTTAAAGTCCGGAATCGCGCAGCCTAGCCGCTCCTGATGGTCGAGATAGCGCCGCACGATCGCGTGGTCCGGCATCATCATTTCCAGCGTTGCAAGGTCTACGAGGAAGTCGCCGTATGCGAAATTGCCGTCGATGATTCCCGTGATCCGCTGGCCGTCGGTCAATAAGTTCCAGGGGGAGAAATCCCCATGAATGAAATGCCGGTGCGGTTCATTATAAGCCGAATATTCTAGCAGCCGGCTGTAGCATTCATCGAAAACATCCCTCTCCAGGCAGGTCGTCCGGAAAAGATCGTACCAGTCCTCCCAGAAGCTGCCCTGTTGTTGTTCCTCCGCAAAGAAACCGATCAGATAGTCTCGCCAGCTCGATGATGTACCGCTGCCGTCCGGAGTAATCCACCCAAAACCGCTCGTGTCCGACACCTGCACCCGGTTGATCCGATCGAGGAGCTGCACGAGCTCCGGCATTAGCGCGTTCTGCTGCTCCATGCTGCAATCCGCGACAATGCCGCCTTCGACCCGCTCCATGATGATGTATTTCAAGCTGTCCGCGACGGTACCGTCGCCAATGACGCGCGGAAAAGGAATCCCTTGACCGGATAGCAATGCGGATACGAATCGATCCGTTCTGTAGGCGTTCTCCATTTCATTGAATTTCACCACATAATGTTGTCCTTCATGCACGAATGAAAAGACCCGGCTCAAGTTTCCGCCCTGCATCTGCTCGATCTGCTCAATGTCCGATTCAAAATGGCCGCCGAGTACATCCTTTAGCTCAGATATGCCGATAACCGGCTTCTCGTAAGCTGTCATGGAGCTTCACCGCTCTTTCCGTTATCTGATAAAGACCGCGATAAACAAGTGATGTATTCGGCTTCGAACCTGTAAATTCCTTCCTTTAGAAGGGAAGGAGCTTGCTCAAATCCGGTAGATTCGGATGGTACATTCGCCTTGATCAATCGGAGCTGCTAATTGAAGCTTAATTCGATAGAGCCGTTCTCCCCACGCTTCCCGCATCCTTGTATCCTCTAGTATGATTTCCTCTACCGAGCCTTTGTACGCTCCGCCGTTGTAGTGGATGCTAACCTTATTGCGACGCTCATCCTGCAAGAGGAAGCTGCCGTCTCCTTCGGAACGAGGAAGGTGAGGCGTTAATAGAATCAAGGCGACATCCTCCGTCGGCTGCCGCAGCACAAATTCGTCTTTGATTTCAATATAAGGCCACGAGCCGCGAATGAGACGCAACGAGCGAACCCAGCTTGTCATCCCGGCGTCAGCCGGATATGCGCCCGCGAGGTTCAGCGATAGCGAGGCGGCCTTATCGAGCGTATACGCGACATCGCCCGCTCCATACTGCCTTCCATTCATCTGTTGAACCCCGTTTACGACCGGAACATTATGATAGGCGGATTGCATCGCCCATAACGTATAGCGCTGGGAAAAAAACGATTTCGATGTATAGGTCAATACCCCGGGATCGATAATCATCGGGGAGCCGTTGCAGTAGACGACAAATTGACCGATATCATTGTGGTTATGGCTTTCATCGTTATGGCCGCCTTTGGCCGCGAGAAATAATCCCTCGGCTGTCCCCTCCTGCTCCCTTGCCGTCATCATTTGGATGCCGTCCAGCCAAGCATCCCGCAGGTAAGGGGACCTCCCCGCATAGGAATCTACTTCCGCGTAATGGAATAACGCCGGCAATAAGCGAGACATGGCGGAGAACTCCATTTCGGTTGCCTGCTCCCGCTTCCCTCGCTGTATCAGCGCTCCCAAGCCCGAAAGCCTGTCATCTCCGATTCGGCATCCATACCGATAGACAAGCTCCGCGGGGAGCTGAACGCGGGGAGAGCTGTCCGCAAAATTGACATAATACGATTCGTCGATAAAAGCTTTGTACAGGTAACGACCGATCTCTTGAATGACGGGCTCCCGGTATACGTCGATGCCGCCGGCCGAGACGCCGTAAAGCAGCTCCAAGCCATCGAACAGCATGCCTCCGGCGTACATCCAATACGTTGGCCCTTCCTCGCAGCCTCCGTCGGAATGGAGCCGTTCCAGATAGCGATCCAAACTGCGCATCGCCTTGATGACCGCCGCTTCACGGCGTTCGGGGTCGTTCTCCAAGAGCAGGAAAGCCGCTAAACAGTTGGCATTGCACCACGGATTCCAATTGTTCAGCATCCGCTCCTCATTGAAGCCCAGCCACCAGAAATCGTTCCGGTCTAAATACGGATCAAGGATCCTTTTCCCGACTTCAGCCTCAATCCGTTCGCCGATCAGCTTTGTTATGCGATCCAATCGGGTATGCATCAAATAATGCGTCCAGGAGAGCAGCGCCCCGGTTTCGGCCGCAAACAGCTCAATAACGGGATCCGACGCATCCGGAAGCTGCTCCTGTCTCTTCATCATATAACCGTGTCCGGGAATCCCCCAGAAGGTTTCTTCGCAGATGCACCAGATCCCGTTGACGATGTCGTCCATGAAGCGGCCTTCGTTCTCGAGGCATTCCGCGATGACCAAAGCAGCCAGAGCGGCTCTTCTCTCCCATGAATCCGCATCGTATCGCTCTCGGTCTCCTGTTCTGCTGTACGCCATATACGCGGTAGCCGTTAAGGTCTTCCATGGATGATCGAGCTTTTCCGCGCCTTTACGAATCCAATAGTTTCGCAGATTCCCTGGCAGTCCATCCCAAGCATGTCGATCTTCAATCGTAGGATACGGCTTGTAATTCTCCCTGGTCATCAAACTGTCTCGCAGCTTGGGAGTCACGAATCTCTCTGCTAGCATCGGAGCATCACCCTCTTCCTACTCAACCAAGCCGGAACGCTCCACGCCTTGAATGAAATACCGCTGAAGAAAGAAATAAACGAGAAGCATCGGCAGCAGCGCCATGAACGTGGCGGCCATGACAACCGGCAGGCTGAATACCTCGAAGCTGCTGCCCGTCAGCGTATCGAGCGATTGGTAGAGACGAGGCAGCATCATCGGCAAGGTGAATTTCTCTTCCGAGGTCAAATAGATCGACGGCTCGAAGAAATCATTCCAATGCCAGACGAGCGACAGCAGCGTCGTGACGACGATCGCGGGCGGCGTAAGCGGCAAAATGATTTTCCAATACACCTTGAAGCTGCCGCAGCCATCCACCCGTGCCGCATCCTCCAGCTCCCACGGAAGCCCGCGGAACAGCTGGCGGAAGATGAAGATGAACAGCGCGCCGCGCAGCCCGTTGCCAAAGAACGACGGTACGATCAGCGGCAGCACGCTGTCCAGCCACCCCATCGTCTTGTACTGCATGAACAACGGAACGATGATCGTTTGCGGCGGGATGATCATCGTGAACATGCATAGGAAGAACAGCGCCTCGCGGCCGGGAAATTTGATGCGGGCGAAGCCGTAGGCGATGAACGAACAGGACAGCACCTGGCCGATTACGCTTAGGACGGCGATTAGGGCCGAATTGTTGAAGTGGGTCATGAACTGCAACCCCTTCATCCCGTAGTACAGATTTTCCCAAGCCATGCTCGTCGGAATCCACTTGATCGTGAAATCCATCAGATCAACCGGATGCTTGAGCGAGGTCGTAACCATATAGATAAACGGATAAAGGAACACGAAGGCCAAATCGATCAGAATGACATAGACGAAGGTTCGGTAGATAAGCGAGATCCAGCGGCTCTTGCTCCCGATCCGGCTGACCAGGCTGTTGTTCCTGATCGCCTTCACTTTGCTTCCGACCGCGGTTTGCTTTGCCGCCGTCAACTGCTGCTTGGACTTCGGAATGGGAATCGACTTCACGCCGCGAGCACCTCCTGTCTTATTTTTCCCCTGTGTAAACGATCAAGCGTCGAGTAGAGACGAATACGAGAATGAGCAGCACGAATATGAACATGAAGTAGATCCAGCCCATCCCGGACGCATACCCCATCTGGATGTTGGTGAACGCCGTATCCTTGATGTACACCATCATCCGGTTGTTGATGTCCGTGAAGGAATCGACGCACGTATACACCAGATTGAGCAGAATGATCGGCGTCATGAGCGGCAGCGTGATCTTCCAGAACATCTCCCACTCCGTCGCGCCATCGCATCTGGCCGATTCGTACAGCGAGATGGATATGCCTTGAAGACCGGCCAGGAACAGCAGAATTTGCACGCCCGTCTTCCAGAAAATGATGGTCAGGCGGCTTAGCATATCAAAGACGATCTGCGAGAACGTCGGGCCCATATACAGAAACACTTCATCGGGAACGCCGATCCCGTTGACCAGCGTATCCTTGCCTACGCCGGCATACAGCAGCTGCTGCATCGCCAATCCAGAGCCGATCAATACGGGAAGGAAGAACGCGGCCCGGAAGAAGGCGCGGCCCCGAATGTTATGATTCAACAGAATCGCGATAAACAACGAAAACACGAGAATGAGCGGCGTATTGATGACGGCGTCCTGGATGACCGAGATAAACAGCGGGATAAACTGCGTATCGAGCACGAACGCCTTATTGAAATTGTCCCAGCCGACGGATTCCAGCTCGAAATTGCCGACGCCGACCACCTCGTGAAAGCTGAGCCAAAGGGAATACACCAAGGGATAACACATAAACAACGCGAAGCCGATCGCCCAAGGAGCGATATACACGTAGCCTGCCAGCATTTTCTTCTTCTCTAACCCGATTCTCCGCTCGCTCATGCTCATCCCCCCTTCGGTACTACGATAAAGTCTTTGTCCGGCACGATCAGCTCATCGAGCTTGACCTCGCGCGGCGAATAGTTGACGATGACGCGGGTGCCGTCCTCGTAAACGACCTCGTACACGTCCTGCTCCAGCTTGCGATGCTCCTTCATCGTTTGGGACCATACCGGCTGAAGCTTCCCGCTCATTTCCTTATATTGCTCGACCGACTGGTCGACCCAATTGTGATAGGCCGAGCTGAACAGGTCGCTGTAATACGTGTCCTTGAGATCCTCGGAGTGATTCATCGTGAATTGGTAGTACGGCATATAGCCGTATTCCACCATTTTCAGAAACTGCAGCCGCGGATCGTAGAACAAGTTTTGCGCGTCGCCGGAGTAAGGAATCAGCCCATGCACGACCATTTGGTAGAAAGGAATCGTCTCATCGGTAAAGAAATAGCCGCTGTCCTCCATCGGAATGCTGAACAAACGGGACGAATTCGGAATCGTGTATCCGTTGCCTCCGACCGCGGCGGCGTCTCCGAACCGTTCGACCGATTTGCCCATCATCTCCAGCCACTTCGCGGCCGTACCTTCCCGGTTCAGCGGATAATGCTCGTTGTAGTCGTAGTAGTTCATATAACCGATGCCGTCGAAGTTGATGCCGGTAATATCCAGCTTGTCGAGCGGATCCAGCACCTTGTCTTGAAAGCGTTCGTTCTGCTTGCCCGCATTCAAGTAGAAGAGCTCGCTGTACCGGTCCGTCACCGCGAAATGGTTGGCTCCGACGACGACGTCGCTGCGCGTGGAGAAGCCGCTGTTCCCCTTCCAGGCCATGATGTAGTTGTCCTGGAGATAGAGCTGGAAGTTATTCGCTTTGCTATAATCGCTCAGCTTCTTCAACTCTTTCATTCCGCCCAGCTTCGACGACGGCTTGTAGCCGGACGGATATTCCAAATACCCTTTGCCGGTCCAGCCTAGCAGATTGGCGGAGATGGAGCCTACTCCCCGCTTGGTCATATCCTCCATGATTTGCCGGGCTTGCTCGAAGGTGGTCGTCGGAATGAAATGATCGAACAAGATTTGGCCTTCCTTGATGCCCATCAGCAAATCGAGTCCGAACGGAATCGGGTCTCCCTTCTTGATGCGCGGAGCGACCCCTTTCTCGTCGATGAGATATTGCCTATAAGCCGAGGCCATATGGCTGTAGTCCGCTTCGCCTCCGCTGAAGAACACGTAACGGATCGTATGGTCCTCCCTCAGCAGCTCCTTCTCCGGTTTCTTCGTCAAGTTTCCGTCCTTCTTGACCGCTTCGTATTCGCGTCTGTAGACAAGCTCGGAGGAAACGCGGTTCATATTGATCAAATACCCGCTTGGCGAATAGAGAATGTTCGCATCGTACTCGCCCTTCGTGATCATGCCGAGGAATGCGTTCTCGTTCACCTTCAGCCCGAAGATCGGAAGGAGCGCGTTCTGCTGCCGCTGATTGGAATTGAACGAGATCGTATCCGGTCCATACACGCTCGCGCGATACGGATTCAAGTAGTTCGGGTGGTTCGACTTGAAGGTCGACAGCGCGCCGGGGCCATCGGGGTAAATCGCATACCCTTGCTCATGGTCCATGGCCGCTCCGAAGAACGGGAGCGGCGAGATCGCCATCAGCCAGTTGTTCTTGGCTTCCTGAATCGATTGTCCCGGAACGGTAACCTCCAGGGCGTTCCCTTTCAATTGGAAAATCATGTCGAAGCTGATCTGCAGCCTAGGCAGCTCGTAGTGAACGGAGATCCCGTTATCCACGGCCGTCGCCGTCATCTTCGGCTGTTCGATCACCGAGTTCGTTTCCTGCGTTTCAAGCGCCGGCAAATCGGGATCGGTGAACGTCATGTGGAAGATGGACTGGCTGCTGGCGGTCCACAGATCGTTCCCGTCCGATGCCGCGTCTTCCAGCGGAACGGACGATTTCCACGTGTAGCCGTTGCTCTTATCCTTCACCTCGATCGCGGAATCGGAGGAACGGAACCGCAGCTCCAAGCGGTCGGTTTCCGCCACGGTCTCGAATTCGGTCGGCGCCTGCGGCTCCGCCTCGCCGGCCGGCGTTTCTTCGGGCACGGCCTCCGCGATTTCGTTCTTCGGCTTCATTTCCACTTGCGCGCGAGCGATGGAGCTCTGCACCGAGGGCAAGGCGACGATTACCAGAAGCGCCCCCACGATCAATCCGATTGCCGCGCCGTACAATCTTCGTTTGGCTTGTCTCTTAAACATGGTACCCCCTTAATTCTCCCATAGGTATCGAATTTCAACCGCGACTTCGCGCGCGAATTGCAGAACATGATTCGTCAGGGAGAAGACGAGGCCGACCGTTCCCCAGAAGGTAATGAAGGCGAATATGGACAGCAGGAGAACGCCGACCGATTTTTTAAAGGAATAGTCGTTCAGCACCTTCAGCTGGATGAAGATCAGCAGGGCGACCCACAGCCAGATGAGAAGGTTCATGCTGTTGTACAGGCCAAGCTCGCCTCTTGAAATCACTAAGGAGATCGCAGCCAGCGGTATCGCGAACACGATATACGGAATGAGGGCGTAGGACATGGCCGTCAGGATTTGGCTGAAATGCGCCTCGCCGTCCATGATCGCGGTAATCAAATAACAAGCGATAACGCCCGAGAGGAGCGGCACGACGAACCGGATGATCTCCAAATTCAAATCGGCGTACTCAGGCTGCATGGAAGTGATATGGAAGCTTGTCATATAGATCGTGACGATTCTGACGCAGAGGGTCAGAAGGATGAGGACGAAGGCCGACATCAGATGCTTGTTTTTCTGAAGCTCCTCAAAGGCGTCCGCCGGATGAAAAAGGATGGCGACCCCGAGCCGCAGAGAACGCAGTCCGGACTGCTCCATCATGGCTGTCTGCTTCAAAAGCCATACCTCCTTATGACGGTGTTCGTCACGCGAATCATGAATCTGACGATCAGATACGCGACGTAGACGATGAGAACGGCGGCGATGATGATCCAGCCGAGATATTGGCGCATAAAGTCATGCCGGTACTCGGCAAAGGCTTTGGAATACCCGTCCTGGTCTTCGCCCAGCTTGAATTCTTTCATGGCCTCTTTCCATTTCTCTTCCTTCATCAGCGCTTTCGCCACGCCGCGATGGGCCAGCGGGTAGTTCTCGTCGATCTTCAAAACTTCCTTCCAGGGCACCAGCGCTTCTTCGTAGCGGCCGTTATAGTGCAGCTGGCTTGCTTCGTGGATCAGCTCCGCGAAGCGCGTCGGCTTGAACCGCTGAATGTTGTTCCGGTCCCGGTCAAGCACGTAAATGCTGCCCGCTTTATCGACCACGATGCTGGACGGGTATTCGAACCGGCTCTTCGCATCGCCTTGACCGCCGAATACGGCCAGCAGGTTCCCCTCCTGATCGTATTGATAGATCTTCCGGGACATCGCGTCCAGCGCGTTGATGATGCCGTATTGATCGATGGCCATGTCGACGAAATATGGATTTTCCAGCGTGCCGCTATCGATCGACGATTCGCCGAAAAACTGTTTCTTGTAAATGTTCTCGCCCATCGCGTTGAACTTCTTGATCTGATCGGCGGTACTCAGCACGGTAGGCGCATAGATGAAGCCTTTGCTGTCGATCGTCAAATTGGCGTTCTGCTGCGGCACCGCGTTGTTCAGCTGCTCCCTCTGCTCCGGCGTCGCCAGCAAGCGGATGAGCAGCTTCTTCCAGTCGAACGGTACGCGGTTGGCCCCGATGTAGCCTCGGAACCGGTTCATGGCGTCGATCATCATGAAGCCGCTGTAGTCGGTCTTGTTCAGCACGTACAAATAACCGCGCCGGTCCATGATGACCTTGTCCGGAGCAAACTCCAAATCCGGGCTGAGCAAAGACGATTCCGGCTTGACGAATTCTTCGACAAGCTCGCCTTCCGGCGACAGATGGATGACCTTGCCGCTGCCGGTATCCGCTACGAACATGTCGCCCAGCTCGTCGACGAAGATGCCGCTCGGCTGGTCCAGCGCGACGCCCTGCTCCTCGCCGAAGCTGGCCAGCAATTTCCCGTCGCCGCTCAGCTTCACGATCCGATTGTTGTCGGTATCCGCGACGTACAATTGTCCCTTGTCATCGCTAAACAAGTCGCTCGGTTTATTCAAGCCGGGCTCGCCTACGTCGAGGATGACATTGTCGACCGTGTACGTGAGCGGGATCGGAATTTTATAGCCGTACATCGGGTCAAGCGTGTACGACATTTGCGGCAGCGCGTGGACGGGCAAAGCCGCTATTAGAACAAGCAGGCAGCAGCCGATGATGCCTGCCGATATACGTTTGATCATCGCGTCCGCCCCCTAGGATTTGATTCCGGAATGAACCATCGTGTTCATGATCAGCTTCTGGAACAGCAGAAAGACCAAGATCGGCGGCAGCGTGACCAGGAACGTGCCCGCGGCGAGCGCGCCGGATCGCGCGACGACCCCCGGACCCCCGGCAAGCGTCTGGATCGCCAGCGGGAGCGTCTTCATCGTCTCGCTCGTCGTAAAAACAAGCGCCGAGAA
It includes:
- a CDS encoding carbohydrate ABC transporter permease translates to MSERRIGLEKKKMLAGYVYIAPWAIGFALFMCYPLVYSLWLSFHEVVGVGNFELESVGWDNFNKAFVLDTQFIPLFISVIQDAVINTPLILVFSLFIAILLNHNIRGRAFFRAAFFLPVLIGSGLAMQQLLYAGVGKDTLVNGIGVPDEVFLYMGPTFSQIVFDMLSRLTIIFWKTGVQILLFLAGLQGISISLYESARCDGATEWEMFWKITLPLMTPIILLNLVYTCVDSFTDINNRMMVYIKDTAFTNIQMGYASGMGWIYFMFIFVLLILVFVSTRRLIVYTGEK
- a CDS encoding DUF2294 domain-containing protein translates to MDFLDNNEKQTQNEIASYVGGLLREAFGKGPQSIFVSICRPFIVIYLRNFISPTEKILLQQDRVDSVQHTRDLVMKSLIAEIKAYLLLLTGMSIREFYYDWGLHNHSGILVGIASEGDPLAFKPQEWYAGKEELHREIARISDQIQKKPDTIHSYMINERTLLVVRTGILISIGKELIRLGFEDSLKLAERNLEKSHLSHNNQLKKIIQSEITDVFTGWDFHLDKSVTVFILNPYHKPTHLTDG
- a CDS encoding Yip1 family protein, translating into MKQTAMMEQSGLRSLRLGVAILFHPADAFEELQKNKHLMSAFVLILLTLCVRIVTIYMTSFHITSMQPEYADLNLEIIRFVVPLLSGVIACYLITAIMDGEAHFSQILTAMSYALIPYIVFAIPLAAISLVISRGELGLYNSMNLLIWLWVALLIFIQLKVLNDYSFKKSVGVLLLSIFAFITFWGTVGLVFSLTNHVLQFAREVAVEIRYLWEN
- a CDS encoding DUF5696 domain-containing protein codes for the protein MFKRQAKRRLYGAAIGLIVGALLVIVALPSVQSSIARAQVEMKPKNEIAEAVPEETPAGEAEPQAPTEFETVAETDRLELRFRSSDSAIEVKDKSNGYTWKSSVPLEDAASDGNDLWTASSQSIFHMTFTDPDLPALETQETNSVIEQPKMTATAVDNGISVHYELPRLQISFDMIFQLKGNALEVTVPGQSIQEAKNNWLMAISPLPFFGAAMDHEQGYAIYPDGPGALSTFKSNHPNYLNPYRASVYGPDTISFNSNQRQQNALLPIFGLKVNENAFLGMITKGEYDANILYSPSGYLINMNRVSSELVYRREYEAVKKDGNLTKKPEKELLREDHTIRYVFFSGGEADYSHMASAYRQYLIDEKGVAPRIKKGDPIPFGLDLLMGIKEGQILFDHFIPTTTFEQARQIMEDMTKRGVGSISANLLGWTGKGYLEYPSGYKPSSKLGGMKELKKLSDYSKANNFQLYLQDNYIMAWKGNSGFSTRSDVVVGANHFAVTDRYSELFYLNAGKQNERFQDKVLDPLDKLDITGINFDGIGYMNYYDYNEHYPLNREGTAAKWLEMMGKSVERFGDAAAVGGNGYTIPNSSRLFSIPMEDSGYFFTDETIPFYQMVVHGLIPYSGDAQNLFYDPRLQFLKMVEYGYMPYYQFTMNHSEDLKDTYYSDLFSSAYHNWVDQSVEQYKEMSGKLQPVWSQTMKEHRKLEQDVYEVVYEDGTRVIVNYSPREVKLDELIVPDKDFIVVPKGG
- a CDS encoding carbohydrate ABC transporter permease — translated: MKSIPIPKSKQQLTAAKQTAVGSKVKAIRNNSLVSRIGSKSRWISLIYRTFVYVILIDLAFVFLYPFIYMVTTSLKHPVDLMDFTIKWIPTSMAWENLYYGMKGLQFMTHFNNSALIAVLSVIGQVLSCSFIAYGFARIKFPGREALFFLCMFTMIIPPQTIIVPLFMQYKTMGWLDSVLPLIVPSFFGNGLRGALFIFIFRQLFRGLPWELEDAARVDGCGSFKVYWKIILPLTPPAIVVTTLLSLVWHWNDFFEPSIYLTSEEKFTLPMMLPRLYQSLDTLTGSSFEVFSLPVVMAATFMALLPMLLVYFFLQRYFIQGVERSGLVE
- a CDS encoding SMP-30/gluconolactonase/LRE family protein codes for the protein MIKRISAGIIGCCLLVLIAALPVHALPQMSYTLDPMYGYKIPIPLTYTVDNVILDVGEPGLNKPSDLFSDDKGQLYVADTDNNRIVKLSGDGKLLASFGEEQGVALDQPSGIFVDELGDMFVADTGSGKVIHLSPEGELVEEFVKPESSLLSPDLEFAPDKVIMDRRGYLYVLNKTDYSGFMMIDAMNRFRGYIGANRVPFDWKKLLIRLLATPEQREQLNNAVPQQNANLTIDSKGFIYAPTVLSTADQIKKFNAMGENIYKKQFFGESSIDSGTLENPYFVDMAIDQYGIINALDAMSRKIYQYDQEGNLLAVFGGQGDAKSRFEYPSSIVVDKAGSIYVLDRDRNNIQRFKPTRFAELIHEASQLHYNGRYEEALVPWKEVLKIDENYPLAHRGVAKALMKEEKWKEAMKEFKLGEDQDGYSKAFAEYRHDFMRQYLGWIIIAAVLIVYVAYLIVRFMIRVTNTVIRRYGF
- a CDS encoding phosphotransferase family protein, whose protein sequence is MTAYEKPVIGISELKDVLGGHFESDIEQIEQMQGGNLSRVFSFVHEGQHYVVKFNEMENAYRTDRFVSALLSGQGIPFPRVIGDGTVADSLKYIIMERVEGGIVADCSMEQQNALMPELVQLLDRINRVQVSDTSGFGWITPDGSGTSSSWRDYLIGFFAEEQQQGSFWEDWYDLFRTTCLERDVFDECYSRLLEYSAYNEPHRHFIHGDFSPWNLLTDGQRITGIIDGNFAYGDFLVDLATLEMMMPDHAIVRRYLDHQERLGCAIPDFKERMIGAHYFKRLDGLRFFAKMGWNDAYAHTRSFLLGLK
- a CDS encoding heparinase II/III domain-containing protein, with amino-acid sequence MLAERFVTPKLRDSLMTRENYKPYPTIEDRHAWDGLPGNLRNYWIRKGAEKLDHPWKTLTATAYMAYSRTGDRERYDADSWERRAALAALVIAECLENEGRFMDDIVNGIWCICEETFWGIPGHGYMMKRQEQLPDASDPVIELFAAETGALLSWTHYLMHTRLDRITKLIGERIEAEVGKRILDPYLDRNDFWWLGFNEERMLNNWNPWCNANCLAAFLLLENDPERREAAVIKAMRSLDRYLERLHSDGGCEEGPTYWMYAGGMLFDGLELLYGVSAGGIDVYREPVIQEIGRYLYKAFIDESYYVNFADSSPRVQLPAELVYRYGCRIGDDRLSGLGALIQRGKREQATEMEFSAMSRLLPALFHYAEVDSYAGRSPYLRDAWLDGIQMMTAREQEGTAEGLFLAAKGGHNDESHNHNDIGQFVVYCNGSPMIIDPGVLTYTSKSFFSQRYTLWAMQSAYHNVPVVNGVQQMNGRQYGAGDVAYTLDKAASLSLNLAGAYPADAGMTSWVRSLRLIRGSWPYIEIKDEFVLRQPTEDVALILLTPHLPRSEGDGSFLLQDERRNKVSIHYNGGAYKGSVEEIILEDTRMREAWGERLYRIKLQLAAPIDQGECTIRIYRI